Proteins from a genomic interval of Stenotrophomonas sp. 24(2023):
- a CDS encoding HigA family addiction module antitoxin, with the protein MAAIHNRMRAIHPGEVLREEFLLPLALSVNALARALDVPATRLHAIVHGDRAITADTAARLARHFGGDAASWLALQAAYDLKTLPTQREIEQRVQPRAA; encoded by the coding sequence ATGGCTGCAATCCATAACCGCATGCGGGCCATCCACCCCGGCGAGGTGCTGCGTGAGGAGTTCCTGCTGCCGCTGGCGTTGAGTGTGAATGCGCTGGCACGCGCGCTGGATGTGCCGGCGACGCGGTTGCATGCCATCGTCCATGGCGACCGTGCCATTACCGCTGACACGGCCGCGCGCCTGGCGCGTCATTTCGGTGGCGATGCCGCTTCATGGCTGGCCCTGCAGGCCGCGTACGACCTGAAGACGCTGCCGACGCAGCGGGAAATCGAACAGCGCGTGCAGCCGCGGGCGGCCTGA
- a CDS encoding methionine ABC transporter ATP-binding protein codes for MIQFQRLHKSYAVAGRAVSALQPLDLSIQAGEVFGIIGHSGAGKSTLIRMINRLEEPSGGQLLIDGEDITRLDDEGLRGLRRRIGMIFQHFNLLSARTVAGNVAFPLELAGTPRAEIDARVAELLQTVGLEAHAQKYPAQLSGGQKQRVGIARALATRPQILLCDEATSALDPQTTASVLALLSKINRELGLTIVLITHEMDVIRRVCDRVAVLDAGQLVETGPVTQVFLHPQHPTTRRFVSESEHVDEGTLHRDFDAVGGRIVRLTFLGGDTYEPLLGSVARQTGVDYNILSGRIDRIKDTPYGQLVVALVGGDQNAAQAAFVAAGVHVEELRR; via the coding sequence GTGATCCAGTTCCAGCGCCTGCACAAATCCTATGCCGTGGCCGGCCGCGCCGTCAGCGCCCTGCAGCCGCTGGACCTGAGCATCCAGGCCGGCGAGGTATTCGGCATCATCGGCCACTCCGGCGCCGGCAAGTCGACCCTGATCCGCATGATCAACCGGCTGGAGGAGCCCTCCGGCGGCCAGCTGCTGATCGACGGCGAGGACATCACCCGGCTCGATGATGAAGGCCTGCGGGGCCTGCGCCGCCGCATCGGCATGATCTTCCAGCACTTCAACCTGCTGTCCGCGCGCACGGTGGCCGGCAACGTGGCCTTCCCGCTGGAACTGGCCGGCACGCCGCGTGCGGAGATCGACGCGCGCGTGGCCGAGCTGCTGCAGACCGTCGGCCTGGAAGCGCATGCACAGAAGTACCCGGCGCAGCTTTCCGGTGGCCAGAAGCAGCGCGTGGGCATCGCCCGGGCGCTGGCCACCCGCCCGCAGATCCTGCTGTGCGATGAAGCCACCAGCGCGCTGGACCCGCAGACCACCGCGTCGGTGCTGGCGCTGCTGTCGAAGATCAACCGCGAGCTGGGCCTGACCATCGTGCTGATCACCCACGAGATGGATGTGATCCGCCGGGTGTGCGACCGGGTGGCCGTGCTCGATGCCGGCCAGCTGGTCGAAACCGGCCCGGTCACCCAGGTGTTCCTGCACCCGCAGCACCCGACCACGCGCCGCTTCGTCAGTGAATCCGAACACGTGGACGAAGGCACCCTGCACCGTGATTTCGATGCCGTCGGGGGCCGCATCGTGCGCCTGACCTTCCTGGGCGGCGATACCTATGAACCCCTGCTGGGCAGCGTTGCCCGGCAGACCGGGGTGGACTACAACATCCTGTCCGGCCGTATCGACCGGATCAAGGACACCCCTTATGGCCAGCTGGTCGTTGCCCTGGTGGGTGGGGACCAGAATGCCGCGCAGGCGGCCTTCGTCGCCGCTGGCGTGCATGTGGAGGAACTGCGTCGATGA
- a CDS encoding DMT family transporter produces MNVQRSPSRAVAWMVAAVACFSLMDAGMKQLSTTYPSLQVTFLRGAASLPFVLVWVLASAGPRSLVPRRWGLHLLRGALGMVMIGCFVFALRDLPLSTAYSIYFVAPLLIAALSVPLLGERVGPRRWVAIGIGLLGVIVVLRPGVDGFISIPGLMVLAAATAYAIAAITVSLLTRTDTSQSMVVWFLVIMAVGAGLLALPDWVPLQWAHAPLIAGMGLAGALGQIALTRAFQLGEASMIAPLEYTGLVWVIGWDLAFWGQLPDAYTWVGAAIIVASGLYLLHRERVNRVQPPAPLDHP; encoded by the coding sequence ATGAACGTGCAACGCTCCCCGTCGCGCGCGGTGGCCTGGATGGTCGCCGCTGTGGCCTGCTTCTCGCTGATGGATGCGGGCATGAAGCAGCTTTCCACGACCTATCCCTCCCTGCAGGTCACCTTCCTGCGCGGTGCGGCATCGCTGCCGTTCGTGCTGGTCTGGGTACTGGCCAGCGCCGGGCCGCGCTCGCTGGTGCCGCGCCGCTGGGGGCTGCACCTGCTGCGCGGTGCACTGGGCATGGTCATGATCGGCTGCTTCGTGTTCGCCCTGCGCGACCTGCCGCTGTCCACCGCCTACAGCATCTACTTCGTGGCCCCGCTGCTGATCGCCGCGCTGTCGGTGCCGCTGCTGGGCGAGCGGGTGGGCCCGCGCCGCTGGGTGGCCATCGGCATCGGCCTGCTGGGCGTGATCGTGGTGCTGCGTCCCGGCGTGGACGGCTTCATCTCCATTCCCGGGCTGATGGTGCTGGCCGCGGCCACGGCCTATGCCATCGCCGCGATCACCGTCAGCCTGCTCACCCGCACCGATACCTCGCAGTCGATGGTGGTCTGGTTCCTGGTCATCATGGCCGTGGGGGCCGGGCTGCTGGCGCTGCCGGACTGGGTGCCGCTGCAGTGGGCGCATGCGCCGCTGATCGCCGGCATGGGCCTGGCCGGGGCGCTGGGCCAGATCGCCTTGACCCGGGCCTTCCAGCTGGGCGAGGCGTCGATGATCGCGCCGCTGGAATACACCGGCCTGGTCTGGGTGATCGGCTGGGACCTGGCCTTCTGGGGCCAGCTGCCCGATGCCTACACCTGGGTGGGGGCGGCGATCATCGTGGCCTCCGGCCTGTACCTGCTGCACCGCGAACGGGTGAACCGGGTGCAGCCGCCGGCGCCGCTGGACCACCCCTGA
- a CDS encoding lipocalin family protein has product MTPIRPICAALLAAVLAGPAVAAVEPPPSRTDTTQRGDPDAPVDLKRFMGTWYVIGRVPNFVERGHVASVNEYQLRDAQKVSITYRYRDGFGEPEQEVRARASVDADSGNHAWRTWFYRVVPTHSRVLEVAPDYSWALIGYPGREMAWIFARKPDMDRDLYKELATRLRDEYGVNTDKLKRVPQHPEQVDKLGFEVPNKR; this is encoded by the coding sequence ATGACCCCGATCCGCCCGATCTGCGCCGCCCTGCTGGCTGCCGTCCTTGCCGGCCCGGCCGTGGCCGCCGTCGAACCGCCGCCCAGCCGCACCGATACCACCCAGCGCGGCGATCCGGATGCGCCGGTGGACCTGAAGCGCTTCATGGGCACCTGGTACGTGATCGGCCGCGTGCCCAACTTCGTCGAACGCGGGCATGTGGCCAGCGTCAACGAGTACCAGCTGCGCGATGCGCAGAAGGTATCCATCACCTACCGCTACCGGGATGGCTTCGGCGAGCCGGAACAGGAAGTCCGCGCGCGCGCCAGCGTCGATGCCGACAGCGGCAACCACGCCTGGCGGACCTGGTTCTACCGCGTGGTGCCGACCCATTCGCGGGTGCTGGAAGTCGCCCCGGACTATTCCTGGGCCCTGATCGGGTACCCGGGGCGGGAAATGGCCTGGATCTTCGCCCGCAAGCCGGACATGGACCGCGACCTGTACAAGGAGCTGGCCACCCGCCTGCGCGACGAATACGGCGTGAACACCGACAAGCTCAAGCGCGTGCCGCAGCACCCCGAGCAGGTGGACAAGCTGGGCTTTGAAGTGCCCAACAAGCGCTGA
- a CDS encoding prolyl oligopeptidase family serine peptidase produces the protein MSRLASACLLAGMMTAASMGTAMAADDTDRYAWLEDVTGDKPLAWVKEQNAKSEARLAQTPAFKQMEASIREVLDSDAKIPGVQKIGDYYYNFWKDKQHERGLWRRTTLAEYRKTAPQWETVLDLDALNKAEGENWVWHGADCLRPDYSRCLIALSRGGADADVTREFDLANKAWIKDGFFRPESKGGLNWIDRDTVFVYTDFGAGTMTTSGYPRVAKLWKRGTPLSAAQVVYEGKPDDMYIAAMHDDTPGYERNLVSRTLAFYNNELYLRGNDGTLAKIDAPNSAEKGLRKQWLSLELREPWTVGGKTYTAGSLLVTRLDDFMAGKRDFQVLFTPTATTSLAGVAWTKNHVVLNVLDDVKNRLSVLTPTGSAWKKSEFVGAPAFGTLGVGAVDADESDAVWLTATDYLTPTTLALAEIGQQPEVLKTMPAFFDAKDKVIEQHFATSKDGTRVPYFVVHDKAMKLDGSNPTLLYGYGGFEISLTPSYSGGMGRAWLDKGGVYVVANIRGGGEYGPRWHQAALKQNRHKAYEDMAAVAQDLVTRKITTAKHLGVQGGSNGGLLTGNMLTQYPELFGAVVVQVPLLDMKRYSHLLAGASWMAEYGNPDTSDWEFIKTFSPYHLFDAKKTYPPVLFTTSTRDDRVHPGHARKMAAKMIDAGKDVTYYENIEGGHGGAANNAQAAHMSALAYSFLWERLGGK, from the coding sequence ATGTCACGACTCGCTTCCGCCTGCCTGCTGGCCGGCATGATGACCGCTGCGTCGATGGGGACCGCCATGGCCGCTGACGACACCGATCGCTACGCCTGGCTTGAAGACGTCACCGGCGACAAGCCGCTGGCCTGGGTGAAGGAACAGAACGCCAAGTCCGAGGCGCGCCTGGCGCAGACCCCGGCCTTCAAGCAGATGGAAGCCAGCATCCGCGAAGTGCTCGACTCGGACGCCAAGATTCCCGGCGTGCAGAAGATCGGCGATTACTACTACAACTTCTGGAAGGACAAGCAGCACGAGCGCGGCCTGTGGCGCCGCACCACGCTGGCCGAGTACCGCAAGACGGCCCCGCAGTGGGAAACCGTGCTGGACCTGGATGCCCTGAACAAGGCCGAGGGCGAGAACTGGGTCTGGCATGGCGCCGACTGCCTGCGCCCGGACTACAGCCGCTGCCTGATCGCGCTGTCGCGCGGCGGTGCCGATGCCGACGTCACGCGCGAGTTCGACCTGGCCAACAAGGCCTGGATCAAGGATGGCTTCTTCCGCCCCGAATCCAAGGGGGGCCTGAACTGGATCGACCGTGACACGGTGTTCGTCTACACCGATTTCGGCGCCGGCACCATGACCACCTCCGGCTACCCGCGCGTGGCCAAGCTGTGGAAGCGCGGCACCCCGCTGAGTGCGGCGCAGGTGGTGTACGAAGGCAAGCCGGACGACATGTACATCGCGGCCATGCACGATGACACCCCCGGCTACGAGCGTAACTTGGTCAGCCGCACGCTGGCCTTCTACAACAACGAACTGTACCTGCGCGGCAACGACGGCACGCTGGCCAAGATCGATGCGCCGAATTCGGCCGAGAAGGGCCTGCGCAAGCAGTGGCTGAGCCTGGAGCTGCGCGAGCCGTGGACCGTGGGGGGCAAGACCTACACCGCCGGTTCGCTGCTGGTGACCAGGCTGGACGACTTCATGGCCGGCAAGCGTGACTTCCAGGTGCTGTTCACCCCGACCGCGACCACCTCGCTGGCCGGCGTGGCCTGGACCAAGAACCATGTCGTGCTGAACGTGCTCGATGACGTGAAGAACCGCCTGTCGGTGCTGACCCCGACCGGTTCGGCGTGGAAGAAGAGCGAATTCGTCGGTGCACCGGCCTTCGGCACCCTGGGCGTGGGAGCCGTGGACGCCGATGAAAGCGATGCGGTGTGGCTGACGGCCACCGACTACTTGACCCCGACCACGCTGGCCCTGGCCGAGATCGGCCAGCAGCCGGAAGTGCTCAAGACCATGCCGGCATTCTTCGATGCCAAGGACAAGGTGATCGAGCAGCACTTCGCCACCAGCAAGGACGGCACCCGCGTGCCGTACTTCGTGGTGCACGACAAGGCGATGAAGCTGGACGGTTCCAACCCGACCCTGCTGTACGGCTACGGTGGCTTCGAGATCTCGCTGACCCCGAGCTACTCCGGTGGCATGGGCCGCGCCTGGCTGGACAAGGGCGGCGTGTACGTGGTCGCCAACATCCGTGGCGGTGGTGAATACGGCCCGCGCTGGCACCAGGCCGCACTGAAGCAGAACCGCCACAAGGCCTATGAAGACATGGCCGCGGTGGCGCAGGACCTGGTCACCCGCAAGATCACCACCGCCAAGCACCTGGGCGTGCAGGGCGGCAGCAACGGTGGCCTGCTGACCGGCAACATGCTGACCCAGTACCCGGAGCTGTTCGGTGCCGTGGTGGTGCAGGTGCCGCTGCTGGACATGAAGCGCTACAGCCACCTGCTGGCCGGCGCCTCGTGGATGGCCGAGTACGGCAACCCGGACACCAGCGACTGGGAGTTCATCAAGACCTTCTCGCCGTACCACCTGTTCGATGCGAAGAAGACCTACCCGCCGGTGCTGTTCACCACCTCCACCCGCGATGACCGCGTGCACCCGGGCCACGCCCGCAAGATGGCGGCCAAGATGATCGACGCCGGCAAGGACGTGACCTACTACGAGAACATCGAAGGTGGCCACGGCGGCGCAGCCAACAACGCGCAGGCCGCGCACATGTCCGCACTGGCCTACAGCTTCCTGTGGGAGCGGTTGGGCGGCAAGTAA
- a CDS encoding YajQ family cyclic di-GMP-binding protein codes for MPSFDVVSEVDTHELTNAIDQANRELATRFDFKGVEAKFERDGDVITQSAPTEFQLKQMNDILRARLAARGIDVLSLEFGDIETNLAQARQKITVKQGIEQKVAKKIAAALKDAKLKVESQINGDKLRVQGKKRDDLQDAIAVLKAGKFELPLQFNNFRD; via the coding sequence ATGCCGTCCTTCGACGTTGTGTCCGAAGTCGACACCCACGAGCTGACCAACGCCATCGACCAGGCCAACCGCGAACTGGCGACCCGCTTCGACTTCAAGGGCGTGGAAGCGAAGTTCGAGCGCGACGGCGATGTCATCACCCAGAGCGCGCCGACCGAGTTCCAGCTCAAGCAGATGAACGACATCCTGCGCGCGCGCCTGGCCGCCCGTGGCATCGACGTGCTGAGCCTGGAGTTCGGCGACATCGAGACCAACCTGGCCCAGGCCCGGCAGAAGATCACCGTCAAGCAGGGCATCGAGCAGAAGGTCGCCAAGAAGATCGCCGCGGCGCTGAAGGACGCCAAGCTGAAGGTGGAAAGCCAGATCAACGGCGACAAGCTGCGCGTGCAGGGCAAGAAGCGCGACGATCTGCAGGACGCCATTGCCGTGCTCAAGGCCGGCAAGTTCGAGCTGCCGCTGCAGTTCAACAACTTCCGCGACTGA
- a CDS encoding methionine ABC transporter permease: MMMATTGGFFRHLDAGKWADIGQATVDTLLMLAGSLPLTLAIGLPLGVLLYLFGAPQMRRRPVAYGVLALLVNLLRSVPFIILMIVLIPVTLFLMGTSLGVRGAIVPLVIGAAPFYARLVETALREVDRGVIEATQAMGATPWQLVTRVLLPEARPGLIAGATVTTVALIGFTAMGGAIGSGGLGDLAFRDGYQRSHTDVALVTVVLLLVLVQLLQMLGDRLVAHYTRK; this comes from the coding sequence ATGATGATGGCCACCACCGGCGGGTTCTTCCGCCACCTTGATGCGGGCAAGTGGGCCGATATCGGCCAGGCCACCGTCGATACCCTGCTGATGCTGGCCGGCTCGCTGCCGTTGACGCTGGCCATCGGCCTGCCGCTGGGCGTGCTGCTGTACCTGTTCGGTGCGCCCCAGATGCGCCGCCGCCCCGTCGCCTACGGCGTGCTGGCGCTGCTGGTGAACCTGCTGCGTTCGGTGCCCTTCATCATCCTGATGATCGTGCTGATCCCGGTCACGCTGTTCCTGATGGGCACTTCGCTGGGCGTGCGTGGCGCGATCGTGCCGCTGGTCATCGGTGCGGCCCCGTTCTACGCACGGCTGGTGGAAACCGCGCTGCGCGAAGTGGACCGCGGCGTGATCGAAGCAACCCAGGCGATGGGCGCCACGCCCTGGCAGCTGGTCACCCGTGTGCTGCTGCCCGAAGCGCGCCCGGGCCTGATTGCCGGTGCCACGGTGACCACCGTGGCGCTGATCGGCTTCACCGCAATGGGCGGTGCGATCGGCTCCGGTGGCCTGGGCGACCTGGCCTTCCGCGATGGCTACCAGCGTTCGCACACCGATGTGGCGCTGGTGACCGTGGTGCTGCTGCTGGTGCTGGTGCAGCTGCTGCAGATGCTCGGCGACCGCCTGGTCGCGCATTACACCCGCAAGTAG
- a CDS encoding pyridoxal phosphate-dependent aminotransferase: MSTLPHPPGYSRRSHEIAPFHVMSLLARAQALEQAGHDVIHLEIGEPDFTTAAPIVRAGQAALAAGHTRYTAARGLPALRQAISRFYGSHYGLDIDPERILVTPGGSGALLLASSLLVDPGRHWLLADPGYPCNRHFLRLVEGGAQLVPVGPDTAYQLTPSLVEQHWNADSVGALVASPANPTGTVLSTPQLAALSDTLHARGGHLVVDEIYHGLTYGLDAPSVLQVDDSAFVLNSFSKYFGMTGWRLGWLVAPPAAVPELEKLAQNLYISASSIAQHAALACFSGEAMAIFEQRREAFRQRRDFLLPALRALGFRIEVEPQGAFYLYADVSAFTDDAQAFCAHFLETEHVAFTPGLDFGFHRANQHVRLAYTQEIPRLQEAVYRIARGLKSWGA; the protein is encoded by the coding sequence ATGAGCACCCTGCCCCACCCGCCGGGCTACAGCCGGCGCAGCCACGAAATCGCCCCGTTCCATGTGATGTCCCTGCTGGCCCGCGCGCAGGCGCTGGAACAGGCCGGCCATGACGTGATCCACCTGGAGATCGGCGAGCCGGACTTCACCACCGCCGCCCCCATCGTGCGCGCCGGGCAGGCCGCGCTGGCCGCCGGCCATACCCGTTACACGGCCGCGCGCGGCCTGCCCGCACTGCGGCAGGCGATCAGCCGCTTCTATGGCAGCCACTACGGGCTGGACATCGATCCCGAACGCATCCTGGTCACGCCCGGTGGCTCCGGCGCGCTGCTGCTGGCCAGCAGCCTGCTGGTCGATCCGGGCCGGCACTGGCTGCTGGCCGACCCCGGCTACCCCTGCAACCGCCACTTCCTGCGCCTGGTCGAAGGCGGGGCGCAGCTGGTGCCGGTCGGGCCGGACACCGCCTACCAGCTCACGCCTTCGCTGGTGGAACAGCACTGGAATGCCGACAGCGTTGGCGCACTGGTGGCCTCACCCGCCAATCCCACCGGCACGGTGCTGTCCACGCCCCAGCTGGCCGCGCTGTCGGACACCCTGCATGCGCGCGGCGGCCACCTGGTGGTGGATGAGATCTACCACGGCCTGACCTACGGGCTGGATGCGCCCAGCGTGCTGCAGGTCGATGACAGCGCCTTCGTGCTGAACAGTTTCTCCAAGTACTTCGGCATGACCGGCTGGCGGCTGGGCTGGCTGGTGGCCCCGCCGGCCGCCGTGCCCGAGCTGGAGAAGCTGGCGCAGAACCTGTACATCAGCGCATCGAGCATCGCCCAGCACGCTGCGCTGGCCTGCTTCAGCGGTGAGGCGATGGCGATCTTCGAGCAGCGCCGCGAGGCGTTCCGCCAGCGCCGCGATTTCCTGCTGCCTGCACTGCGCGCGCTGGGCTTCCGCATCGAGGTGGAACCGCAGGGCGCGTTCTACCTGTATGCCGATGTCAGTGCGTTCACCGATGACGCGCAGGCGTTCTGCGCGCACTTCCTGGAAACCGAGCACGTGGCGTTCACCCCGGGCCTGGATTTCGGCTTCCACCGCGCCAACCAGCACGTGCGGCTGGCCTATACGCAGGAAATCCCACGGCTGCAGGAGGCGGTGTACCGCATCGCACGCGGGTTGAAAAGCTGGGGCGCCTGA
- a CDS encoding S9 family peptidase, which yields MKPTLCLLLASLMTTTATAAAPPVPPDVEKRPHVVKAPFGATRTDDYYWLRDDKRQDKAMLAYLAAENAYTDQLLAPLKPLEDTLYKEIVGRIKQDDASVPARERGYWYYTRYETGQDYPIHARRKGDMQAAEEILLDVNAMAAGKGYFSVGAMEVSQDNHLLAWADDDVGRRQYVIRFKDLRTGQVLPDTLTGTSGNLVWADDNRTVLYVENDPETLLTVRVKKHVLGTPASADTVVYEEKDDSFYMGIGRTRDDRFITIGVHSTVSSEERYAPASDPATFTVLAPRQRDVEYDADHYDGRWVIRTNDGAKNFKLVTAPTDATARTQWKDWIAHDDAVFIEGFELFDTYTAIAERSQGLERIRLLFKDGRSDYVKADEPAYSMGLGDNTEADTPWLRYTYTSMATPTTVYELNTATGERRQLKQQPVIGYDASKYETDRVWITARDGVKVPVSLVYRKGYQKDGKGALFQYAYGSYGMSMDPYFNQTAVSLLDRGVVYAIAHIRGGQEMGRDWYENGKLLHKQNTFNDFIDVTRGLVAQGWAAKDRVAASGGSAGGLLMGAVANQAPQDYRVMVAQVPFVDVVTTMLDPTIPLTTNEYDEWGNPEQKPYYDYMLSYSPYDNVKQQAYPALFVGTGLWDSQVQYWEPAKWVAKLRDDNTGHFPIVFRTNMEAGHGGKSGRFQRYRELSESYAFVLQQLGVSGATP from the coding sequence ATGAAACCTACCCTCTGCCTGTTGCTTGCCAGCCTGATGACCACCACTGCCACCGCCGCTGCCCCGCCCGTTCCGCCGGATGTCGAGAAGCGTCCGCACGTGGTCAAGGCGCCGTTCGGCGCGACCCGTACCGACGACTACTACTGGCTGCGCGACGACAAGCGCCAGGACAAGGCCATGCTGGCCTACCTGGCAGCGGAAAACGCCTATACCGACCAGCTGCTGGCGCCGCTCAAGCCGCTGGAAGACACCCTGTACAAGGAAATCGTCGGCCGCATCAAGCAGGACGACGCCAGCGTGCCGGCACGCGAGCGCGGCTACTGGTACTACACCCGCTACGAGACCGGCCAGGATTACCCCATCCACGCACGCCGCAAGGGCGACATGCAGGCAGCCGAGGAAATCCTGCTGGACGTGAACGCGATGGCGGCCGGCAAGGGCTACTTCAGCGTGGGCGCGATGGAAGTGAGCCAGGACAACCACCTGCTGGCCTGGGCCGACGATGACGTCGGCCGCCGCCAGTACGTGATCCGCTTCAAGGACCTGCGCACCGGCCAGGTGCTGCCCGATACGCTCACCGGCACCTCCGGCAACCTGGTCTGGGCCGATGACAACCGCACCGTGCTGTACGTGGAGAACGATCCGGAAACCCTGCTGACCGTGCGGGTGAAGAAGCACGTGCTGGGCACCCCGGCCAGCGCGGATACCGTTGTCTACGAGGAGAAGGACGACAGCTTCTACATGGGCATCGGCCGCACCCGCGACGACCGCTTCATCACCATCGGCGTGCACAGCACCGTGTCCTCGGAAGAGCGCTACGCCCCGGCCAGCGACCCGGCCACCTTCACCGTGCTGGCCCCGCGCCAGCGCGATGTCGAGTACGACGCCGACCACTACGATGGCCGCTGGGTGATCCGCACCAACGACGGCGCCAAGAACTTCAAGCTGGTCACCGCGCCGACCGACGCCACCGCGCGCACGCAGTGGAAGGACTGGATCGCCCATGACGATGCGGTGTTCATCGAAGGCTTCGAGCTGTTCGACACCTACACCGCCATCGCCGAGCGCTCGCAGGGCCTGGAACGCATCCGCCTGCTGTTCAAGGATGGCCGCAGCGACTACGTCAAGGCCGATGAGCCGGCCTATTCGATGGGCCTGGGTGACAACACCGAGGCCGACACGCCGTGGCTGCGCTACACCTACACGTCGATGGCGACCCCGACCACCGTATATGAGCTGAACACGGCCACCGGCGAGCGCCGCCAGCTCAAGCAGCAGCCGGTGATCGGCTATGACGCCTCGAAGTACGAAACCGACCGTGTCTGGATCACCGCGCGCGACGGGGTGAAGGTGCCGGTGTCGCTGGTCTACCGCAAGGGCTACCAGAAGGACGGCAAGGGCGCGCTGTTCCAGTACGCCTACGGCAGTTACGGCATGTCGATGGACCCGTACTTCAACCAGACCGCGGTGAGCCTGCTCGACCGTGGCGTGGTGTATGCCATTGCCCATATCCGCGGTGGCCAGGAAATGGGCCGCGACTGGTACGAGAACGGCAAGCTGCTGCACAAGCAGAACACCTTCAACGACTTCATCGACGTCACCCGTGGGCTGGTCGCCCAGGGCTGGGCGGCCAAGGACCGCGTGGCCGCCTCCGGTGGCAGTGCCGGCGGCCTGCTGATGGGCGCGGTGGCCAACCAGGCCCCGCAGGACTACCGGGTGATGGTGGCGCAGGTCCCGTTCGTGGACGTGGTGACCACCATGCTGGACCCGACCATCCCGCTGACCACCAATGAATACGACGAATGGGGCAACCCGGAGCAGAAGCCGTACTACGACTACATGCTGTCCTACTCGCCCTACGACAACGTGAAGCAGCAGGCCTACCCGGCCCTGTTCGTGGGCACCGGCCTGTGGGATTCGCAGGTGCAGTACTGGGAGCCGGCCAAGTGGGTGGCCAAGCTGCGTGACGACAACACCGGCCACTTCCCGATCGTGTTCCGCACCAACATGGAAGCCGGCCACGGCGGCAAGTCCGGGCGTTTCCAGCGCTACCGCGAGCTGTCCGAATCGTATGCGTTCGTGCTGCAGCAGCTGGGCGTGAGCGGCGCGACGCCGTAA
- a CDS encoding DUF1415 domain-containing protein, with amino-acid sequence MTDSALPADSMSPDGTPAEDPILATRQWLERIVIGLNLCPFAKAVYVKEQVRFVLSDATTPEALVEELAEELVLLRDTPAEQIDTTLIVHPHVLADFLDYNDFLDNADAAIEALDLQGILQVASFHPDYQFDGVSADDASNYTNRAPYPTLHLLREDSVARAVEAFPDPDVIVERNIQTLDRIGVEGWFRRLRGQDQS; translated from the coding sequence ATGACCGATTCCGCTCTCCCCGCCGACAGCATGTCCCCCGACGGCACGCCGGCCGAAGATCCGATCCTCGCCACCCGCCAGTGGCTGGAACGCATCGTCATCGGCCTGAACCTGTGCCCGTTCGCCAAGGCCGTGTACGTGAAGGAACAGGTGCGCTTCGTGCTCAGCGACGCCACCACGCCCGAAGCCCTGGTGGAGGAACTGGCCGAGGAACTGGTGCTGCTGCGCGACACTCCCGCCGAGCAGATCGATACCACGCTGATCGTGCACCCGCACGTGCTGGCCGATTTCCTGGACTACAACGATTTCCTCGACAATGCCGATGCGGCGATCGAGGCGCTGGACCTGCAGGGCATCCTGCAGGTGGCCAGCTTCCATCCGGACTACCAGTTCGATGGCGTGTCCGCCGACGACGCCAGCAACTACACCAACCGCGCGCCCTACCCCACCCTGCACCTGCTGCGCGAAGACAGCGTGGCCCGGGCGGTGGAAGCCTTCCCGGACCCGGACGTGATCGTCGAGCGCAACATCCAGACCCTGGACCGGATCGGCGTGGAAGGCTGGTTCCGCCGCCTGCGCGGGCAGGACCAGTCATGA